In a genomic window of Streptomyces koelreuteriae:
- a CDS encoding YceI family protein, which produces MNLFNRVVSSRRQAPPVPPQRPAGAPASPTAVLPDPQLTNLTGEWVVDPAHSRIGFSVRHAMVTTVRGCFLEYESRLYFDARDPARSRADITLFTSSVDTGVEQRDAHLVGRDFLDAATYPRMRFTSTGVEQTGSDLFRMSGELTIKGVSRPVVLDLTYIGHVTDPFGYERAGFDGTTTINRSDWGLTYNSRLAEGGAMVSEKVRLQLDIAAIRMAPSAG; this is translated from the coding sequence ATGAACCTGTTCAACCGCGTCGTGTCGTCCCGCCGGCAGGCGCCGCCCGTCCCCCCACAGCGCCCGGCCGGCGCACCGGCATCCCCCACTGCCGTGCTGCCGGACCCCCAGCTGACGAACCTCACCGGTGAATGGGTCGTCGACCCCGCGCACAGCAGGATCGGCTTCTCCGTCCGGCATGCCATGGTGACCACCGTGCGCGGCTGTTTCCTGGAGTACGAAAGCCGGCTCTACTTCGACGCGCGCGACCCCGCCCGGTCGCGCGCCGACATCACCCTGTTCACCTCCAGTGTCGACACCGGGGTGGAACAACGCGACGCCCACTTGGTCGGCCGTGACTTCCTGGACGCCGCGACCTATCCGCGTATGCGCTTCACCAGCACCGGCGTGGAACAGACCGGCTCGGACCTCTTCCGCATGTCGGGCGAGCTCACCATCAAAGGCGTCTCACGACCCGTCGTCCTGGATTTGACCTACATCGGACACGTCACCGACCCCTTCGGATACGAAAGGGCCGGATTCGACGGCACCACCACCATCAACCGCTCCGACTGGGGGCTCACCTACAACAGCAGGCTGGCCGAGGGCGGCGCGATGGTGAGCGAGAAGGTGCGTCTGCAGCTGGACATCGCCGCCATCCGCATGGCCCCGTCGGCCGGCTGA
- a CDS encoding transferase, whose translation MSKHQDTPVRTDCAIDTDGRITFRLPSTSAPGPRLLLVLRPKKGRPETTRHHLELHPDPADGRWHTVLEPHQSLDEGRWDLYLLPEPGAERQRLRPGLRDLRVLVDGHLRDRPSPVAVRIPYVTKDGFLALRTWLRTAHAEARAIDVTDRAVTVQARLHGARLHEDATVRLRLRGSDTVRSLSPRIDEDGKGFSFTADRQDLAVDGGGAGRFWDAFVRPTAEARQVRIGRLLDDVADRKHVYVYPAITAGGTVARPYYTVDNDLAIEMT comes from the coding sequence ATGAGCAAGCACCAGGACACCCCCGTGCGCACCGACTGCGCCATCGACACCGACGGCCGGATCACCTTCCGCCTCCCCTCGACCTCGGCTCCCGGCCCCCGGCTGCTCCTGGTGCTGCGCCCCAAGAAGGGCCGGCCCGAGACGACCCGCCACCACCTCGAATTGCACCCCGACCCGGCCGACGGCAGATGGCACACCGTGCTGGAACCGCACCAGAGCCTCGACGAAGGCCGCTGGGACCTCTATCTGCTGCCGGAACCGGGAGCCGAACGGCAGCGGCTCCGCCCCGGCCTGCGGGACCTGCGCGTCCTCGTCGACGGACACCTCCGCGACCGGCCCTCGCCCGTCGCCGTGAGAATCCCGTACGTCACGAAGGACGGCTTCCTCGCTCTGCGGACCTGGCTGCGCACCGCCCACGCCGAGGCCCGCGCCATCGACGTCACCGACCGGGCCGTCACGGTCCAGGCCCGTCTGCACGGCGCCCGGCTCCACGAGGACGCCACCGTGCGGCTGCGCCTGCGCGGCAGCGACACCGTACGCAGCCTGAGCCCCCGGATCGACGAGGACGGCAAGGGCTTCTCCTTCACCGCCGACCGACAGGACCTGGCGGTCGACGGCGGGGGAGCGGGACGGTTCTGGGACGCCTTCGTCCGGCCCACCGCCGAAGCGCGGCAGGTCAGGATCGGCCGGCTCCTCGACGACGTGGCGGACCGCAAGCACGTGTACGTCTATCCGGCGATCACCGCGGGCGGAACGGTCGCGCGTCCGTACTACACCGTCGACAACGACCTCGCGATCGAGATGACGTAA
- a CDS encoding PP2C family protein-serine/threonine phosphatase, protein MSRTGTTDDGDELLTRLGDLTAQARAQAEMQRSRVELALALQSDMLPRDLPVARRLHLAVRYAPATQGLNVGGDWYDAFTLSDGRIGLSIGDVQGHNIEAAAFMGQVRAGLRALASVTSEPGEVLARTNDLLLSLGSDLFATCTFMRLDPCAGVLESARAGHLPCIWATADGKSGLTADEGGPPLGVQRGTRYPVTRYELTTGGVFVLLTDGVVEGPSMPLEEGLDTVTRLTGIAAVAGMDVDALAAAVIKGAERVGHDDDAAVLVVGLDGPDAQP, encoded by the coding sequence ATGTCCCGCACCGGCACCACGGACGACGGCGACGAGCTGCTGACCAGGCTCGGGGATCTGACGGCCCAGGCACGAGCGCAGGCCGAGATGCAGCGCTCCCGGGTCGAGCTGGCCCTCGCGCTGCAGAGCGACATGCTCCCGCGGGATCTGCCCGTCGCCCGGCGGCTGCATCTGGCCGTGCGGTACGCGCCCGCGACCCAGGGCCTCAATGTGGGCGGCGACTGGTACGACGCCTTCACGCTGAGCGACGGCCGGATCGGTCTGTCCATCGGTGACGTCCAGGGCCACAACATAGAGGCGGCCGCTTTCATGGGGCAGGTGCGGGCCGGGCTGCGGGCCCTGGCCTCCGTCACCAGCGAGCCGGGCGAGGTCCTGGCCCGGACCAACGATCTGCTGCTGTCCCTCGGCTCGGACCTGTTCGCCACCTGCACCTTCATGCGGCTCGATCCGTGCGCCGGGGTGCTGGAGAGCGCGCGGGCGGGACATCTGCCCTGTATCTGGGCCACGGCCGACGGGAAGTCCGGCCTCACCGCGGACGAGGGCGGTCCGCCTCTCGGCGTCCAGAGGGGGACGCGGTATCCGGTGACCCGGTACGAGCTCACCACGGGCGGGGTGTTCGTCCTGCTCACGGACGGTGTCGTGGAGGGGCCGTCGATGCCGCTCGAGGAGGGGCTGGACACGGTGACACGGCTCACCGGCATCGCGGCGGTGGCGGGCATGGACGTGGACGCGCTCGCGGCGGCCGTGATCAAGGGTGCGGAGCGGGTGGGGCACGACGACGACGCCGCCGTCCTGGTGGTCGGCCTCGACGGGCCGGACGCTCAGCCATAG
- a CDS encoding DUF998 domain-containing protein — MRSVPKWVLLSSGCAPVVLIMGWAVAASLQGPSYDPAAQTISVLAAPGGSSYWVMTAAFVALGVCHLLTAWGLRPAAPAGRAALAAGGLSALAVALFPTPSSGGSLTHGSIAVVGFVVLALWPVLAARRGDAVPWALRPFPSLGATAVMAMGAAWFLAELHQQGAPGAAERAVTTIQSVWPFAVVLSCFSLPRSAHEEYRG, encoded by the coding sequence GTGCGATCTGTTCCCAAATGGGTCCTGCTGTCGTCCGGCTGCGCGCCCGTCGTGCTGATCATGGGCTGGGCGGTGGCGGCATCCCTGCAAGGCCCCTCCTACGACCCCGCCGCCCAGACGATCAGCGTCCTCGCGGCCCCCGGCGGCTCCAGCTACTGGGTGATGACCGCCGCCTTCGTCGCCCTGGGCGTCTGCCACCTGCTCACCGCGTGGGGACTGCGCCCCGCCGCGCCCGCGGGACGCGCGGCCCTGGCGGCCGGGGGACTGTCGGCCCTGGCCGTGGCCCTGTTTCCGACCCCGAGCAGCGGCGGCTCCCTCACCCACGGTTCGATCGCCGTCGTGGGCTTCGTCGTCCTCGCGCTCTGGCCCGTCCTGGCCGCCAGAAGGGGCGACGCCGTGCCCTGGGCCCTGAGGCCGTTCCCCTCCCTGGGGGCGACAGCCGTGATGGCGATGGGCGCGGCATGGTTCCTGGCCGAACTCCACCAGCAGGGCGCCCCCGGCGCGGCTGAACGCGCGGTGACCACGATCCAGTCGGTCTGGCCCTTCGCCGTGGTCCTGTCCTGCTTCTCCCTTCCCCGGTCCGCCCACGAGGAGTACCGAGGCTGA
- a CDS encoding molybdenum cofactor biosysynthesis protein, with the protein MTEVEVLQLLVSPAHRLAGRPSDGPSPGPSDERVSRAEVRRGLGLVGDRYYARPAHRNASVTIMAAESLPEDADLRHTRRNILLGGVDIDSCVGTTISLDCGGGPVEFAVHRPARPCAWMDVTIGPGSQRALRGRGGVRCTPLSDGVLTLGPARFRVVTGADAAS; encoded by the coding sequence ATGACCGAGGTGGAGGTGCTGCAACTACTGGTGTCGCCCGCGCACCGGCTGGCCGGACGGCCGTCGGACGGGCCCTCCCCCGGCCCGTCGGACGAGCGCGTCTCCCGGGCGGAGGTGCGCCGCGGTCTGGGACTGGTCGGCGACCGCTACTACGCCCGGCCCGCCCACCGGAACGCGTCGGTGACCATCATGGCCGCGGAGAGCCTCCCGGAGGACGCCGATCTTCGGCACACGCGCCGGAACATCCTGCTCGGCGGCGTCGACATCGACTCGTGCGTCGGTACGACGATCTCCCTGGACTGCGGCGGCGGGCCGGTGGAGTTCGCCGTGCACCGCCCGGCCCGGCCCTGCGCCTGGATGGACGTGACGATCGGTCCCGGCAGCCAGCGTGCCCTGCGCGGGCGGGGCGGTGTGCGGTGCACGCCGCTGAGCGACGGGGTCCTCACGCTGGGCCCGGCCAGGTTCCGTGTCGTGACCGGGGCCGACGCCGCGTCGTGA
- a CDS encoding MASE1 domain-containing protein, which produces MVGSQDLRKPVVLALQTLAVAACYYVSGKLGLLRELVVEGAVVTPIWPPTGVSVAFLLLLGLRCWPGIALGAFLIIVSITSLTPSSLGVLVGNTAAPVVGYLLLRRAGFRTDLARLRDGLALVFLGAFTAMLISSTVGAGLLIVTGKLDWPSFWAVWLAWWVGDAMGVLIITPVLLLLARFRPPLPLTRWKEATGLALIACCVVPLAAHSWLSLLFLVYPLLIWAALRFQLAGSMLCALFASIMVTVSATEGIGPFDGLSRVEVMLKLQAFNGAMALTALILSAVITEQINTRRSVERACQELVEVLEHLTAGESADGRAPLEEGGLGRRQDE; this is translated from the coding sequence GTGGTGGGTAGCCAGGATCTGCGCAAGCCGGTCGTCCTCGCTCTGCAGACGCTGGCCGTCGCCGCCTGCTATTACGTGTCGGGCAAGCTGGGCCTGCTGCGGGAGCTGGTCGTCGAGGGCGCCGTGGTCACCCCCATCTGGCCTCCCACCGGCGTCTCGGTCGCCTTCCTGCTGCTCCTGGGGCTGCGCTGCTGGCCGGGGATCGCCCTGGGCGCCTTTCTCATCATCGTGTCCATCACCTCCCTCACGCCGTCCTCGCTCGGCGTTCTCGTGGGCAACACGGCGGCGCCCGTCGTCGGGTACCTGCTGCTGCGCCGGGCCGGGTTCCGGACCGATCTCGCGCGGCTGCGGGACGGTCTCGCCCTGGTGTTCCTCGGCGCGTTCACGGCCATGCTGATCAGCTCGACCGTGGGCGCCGGCCTTCTGATCGTCACGGGCAAGCTCGACTGGCCGAGCTTCTGGGCCGTGTGGCTGGCCTGGTGGGTGGGCGACGCCATGGGCGTGCTGATCATCACCCCGGTGCTGCTCCTGCTGGCCCGCTTCCGCCCGCCCCTGCCGCTGACCCGCTGGAAGGAGGCCACGGGCCTGGCGCTGATCGCCTGCTGCGTCGTACCGCTCGCCGCGCACAGCTGGCTCAGCCTGCTGTTCCTCGTCTATCCCCTGCTGATCTGGGCGGCCCTGCGTTTCCAGCTCGCGGGCAGCATGCTGTGCGCGCTCTTCGCCTCGATCATGGTCACGGTGTCGGCGACCGAGGGGATCGGGCCGTTCGACGGGCTCAGCCGCGTGGAGGTGATGCTCAAGCTGCAGGCCTTCAACGGGGCGATGGCCCTGACCGCGCTCATCCTGTCGGCCGTGATCACCGAGCAGATCAACACCCGGCGTTCGGTGGAGCGCGCGTGCCAGGAACTCGTCGAGGTCCTGGAGCACCTCACCGCGGGCGAGTCGGCGGACGGCCGGGCCCCGCTGGAGGAGGGCGGGCTCGGGCGGAGGCAGGACGAGTGA
- a CDS encoding glycosyltransferase family 4 protein, which translates to MKISFLIHNAYGIGGTITTTFNLAGALAERHDVEIVSALRHREHPNLTPHPRVRLRPLVDLRKEADDPLHRRPARVYPPAEYRHHQYSELTDQRIGEHLESLDADVVIGTRPGLNVHIARQAPQHVLRVGQEHLTLDNHSPRLRTALRRAYRRLDVITTVTEADAAAYRRKMWLPGVPVEALPNSVPDPALPPADGTAKIVIAAGRLVRVKRYDLLIEAFAQVAAAHPDWQLRIYGKGEEQPALRQLIERLGLWNNVFLMGAATPMEAEWAKASIAAATSDFEPFGMTIVEAMRCGLPVVSTDCPYGPGEIIKDGVDGRLVPVGDRAALASALLELVGDDERRRQMGRTALENAHRFAPSPVVAQVERIIDEAMTAKSTGRRAPGRQRRTDSPLAGRGHAARDLAHTAATGALRAIRKGQR; encoded by the coding sequence ATGAAGATCTCTTTCCTGATCCACAACGCCTACGGAATCGGAGGCACGATCACCACCACGTTCAACCTGGCCGGGGCGCTCGCCGAACGGCACGACGTGGAGATCGTCTCCGCCTTACGCCACCGGGAGCACCCCAACCTCACCCCGCACCCCCGGGTGCGGCTGCGGCCGCTGGTGGACCTGCGCAAGGAAGCGGACGATCCGCTGCACCGGAGACCGGCGCGGGTGTACCCGCCCGCCGAGTACCGCCATCACCAGTACAGCGAGCTGACCGACCAGCGGATCGGCGAGCACCTCGAGTCGCTCGACGCCGATGTCGTCATCGGCACCCGCCCGGGCCTCAACGTGCACATCGCCCGCCAGGCCCCGCAGCACGTCCTGCGCGTCGGCCAGGAGCACCTCACCCTGGACAACCACTCGCCGAGGCTGCGCACCGCGCTGCGCCGCGCCTACCGCCGCCTCGACGTGATCACCACCGTCACGGAAGCGGACGCCGCCGCCTACCGGCGCAAGATGTGGCTGCCCGGCGTCCCCGTGGAGGCCCTCCCGAACAGCGTCCCCGACCCCGCGCTGCCTCCCGCCGACGGCACCGCCAAGATCGTGATCGCCGCCGGCCGGCTCGTGCGCGTGAAGCGCTACGACCTCCTCATCGAGGCCTTCGCCCAGGTCGCCGCCGCGCACCCGGACTGGCAGCTGCGCATCTACGGCAAGGGCGAGGAGCAGCCCGCCCTGCGGCAGCTCATCGAGCGCCTCGGCCTGTGGAACAACGTGTTCCTGATGGGGGCCGCCACCCCCATGGAGGCCGAATGGGCCAAAGCCTCGATCGCCGCGGCCACGTCCGACTTCGAGCCGTTCGGCATGACCATCGTCGAGGCGATGCGCTGCGGACTGCCCGTCGTCAGCACCGACTGCCCCTACGGCCCCGGCGAGATCATCAAGGACGGAGTCGACGGCCGGCTGGTGCCGGTCGGAGACCGCGCCGCCCTCGCCTCGGCCCTGCTCGAACTCGTCGGCGACGACGAACGACGCCGCCAAATGGGCCGCACCGCCCTGGAGAACGCCCACCGCTTCGCCCCGAGCCCGGTCGTCGCACAGGTCGAACGCATCATCGACGAGGCCATGACGGCCAAGAGCACAGGCCGACGGGCCCCCGGGCGACAGCGCCGTACGGACAGTCCGCTGGCCGGACGGGGCCACGCCGCCCGCGACCTCGCCCACACCGCGGCCACCGGCGCCCTGCGCGCGATACGGAAGGGACAACGATGA
- a CDS encoding DUF817 domain-containing protein, with amino-acid sequence MISSGFPGPRAAPVRQLLDFAWTQTRACAFAIALLCGVAVSTLLPDLPVARYDLLVVYGVLLTLVFWMRGWENGRDVAVIAVCHVIGLAFELVKVSLGSWSYPEPGVLKFAGVPLYGGFLYAAVGSYICRAWHLFDLEIVGYRPRATAAVAAAVYVNFFSHHWLPDVRWVLAGLLVAVTTGTSVRFTVRGVRRRMPLAVSFVLIGFFLWVAENLATLVGAWRYPYQEHGWEPVGVAKFGAWALLISVTFVLAAVGRRVDSGAVRSVR; translated from the coding sequence ATGATCTCTTCAGGCTTCCCTGGCCCTCGGGCCGCACCGGTGCGTCAGCTGCTCGACTTCGCCTGGACGCAGACGCGGGCCTGCGCGTTCGCCATCGCCCTGCTGTGCGGTGTGGCCGTGTCCACGCTGCTGCCCGATCTCCCTGTGGCGCGCTACGACCTGCTGGTGGTCTACGGCGTGCTGCTCACGCTGGTGTTCTGGATGCGCGGCTGGGAGAACGGGCGGGACGTCGCCGTCATCGCGGTCTGCCATGTCATCGGGCTGGCCTTCGAGCTGGTGAAGGTGTCGCTGGGGTCCTGGAGCTATCCGGAGCCGGGTGTGCTGAAGTTCGCGGGTGTCCCGCTGTACGGCGGGTTTCTCTACGCGGCCGTCGGCAGCTACATCTGTCGCGCCTGGCATCTGTTCGACCTGGAGATCGTGGGCTACCGGCCGCGTGCGACGGCCGCGGTGGCGGCGGCCGTCTACGTCAATTTCTTCAGCCATCACTGGCTGCCCGACGTGCGGTGGGTGCTGGCCGGGCTGCTCGTGGCCGTCACGACGGGGACGTCGGTGCGCTTCACGGTGCGGGGCGTGCGCCGGCGGATGCCGCTGGCCGTGTCGTTCGTCCTGATCGGGTTCTTTCTGTGGGTGGCGGAGAATCTGGCCACCCTGGTCGGGGCGTGGCGCTATCCGTATCAGGAGCACGGGTGGGAGCCCGTGGGGGTGGCGAAGTTCGGCGCGTGGGCGTTGCTGATCAGCGTGACGTTCGTCCTGGCGGCGGTCGGCCGGCGGGTGGATTCCGGGGCGGTCCGGTCGGTGCGGTGA